The sequence AGACGGGAGAGAAGCTAGTCAGATCAGGATACCCGTTATCGTCCTTGGCCGCGTGGTATACGGACCCGTCCGCATTCACGGCGAAGGCTTCATTTCCGCTGCTTTTTACGATTTTAACCGGATGGTTCAGGCCCTCAATCTGCCGGGTTTCGAGCGCCATAGTTCGGGTATTTCTGCTAAATAGCCAAAAATGAACCGTCCGTCTTCTGTACGATGCCGCTGCCCAAATCAGCTTTAATCTTGCCCAGTCCGACCAGCGGGGTGGGAACGGATTGTTTATACCCCCACACCCAGTAGCTGCCATCGCTTTTGATCAGCGAGCTTGGCCCAAATTCGGCGATGCTTATCCCTGCATCTTCCGCCAGGGCGGCTCCTTGTACGGATAGTACGATGCCAAGAACCAGTCCGAGACCGGCCAGCCATTTTTTCATGAATAATCTCCTCCCTGTACGCGAAAATGGAAAATAGTTGAAAATAGTCGATGGTTAGACGCGGGTAAGGGCAAAAGGTTTCGAACCAATTAAATTTTTATGCGCCGATCCGGCGGGCGTGATACAATGGTCTGGTTGTTTTTCCACCCAAGTAAAGGAGCTTGTGCAATGAATCCATATCATATCCCGGAAAATGCGCTGATTACGGTGGCGGGCACCGTCGGCGTCGGCAAATCCACCCTGACATCCGCCCTGGCCGAGCGTCTCGGCTTTCGGACGTCGCTGGAGCAGGTCGAACACAACCCGTATCTTGAGAAATTTTACGACGATTTTGAACGATGGAGCTTTCATCTGCAAATTTACTTTCTCGGCGAGCGCTTCAAGGAGCAGAAGAGGATGTTCGAGCTGGGCGGAGGCTTTGTTCAGGACCGTTCCATCTACGAGGACACCGGTATTTTTGCCAAAATGCATGCGGATCAGGGGACGATGTCGTCCACGGATTATGCCACGTACACTAGTCTTTATGAAGCGATGGTGATGACGCCGTACTTCCCCCATCCGAACGTGTTGATTTATCTAGAGGGCAAGCTTCCGTCTATTCTGGCGCGAATTAAGGAGCGGGGACGCGAAATGGAAGTTCAGACCGACCGCTCGTATTGGGAGAAAATGTACAGCCGGTATTCGGCTTGGATCGACGAATTTGACGCTTGTCCGGTGCTACGGCTCAATATTGATGAGTATGATGTGAATGATCACTCTTCCATGGAAAGCATTTTGGAGCAGGTGGGTGAAGTGGTCCGGGGTGTGGAGCCTGCCATGGGAAGGTGACGAAGAGCAATGATCGTCTGCAGCAGTTCATTTAAAATGGCGTATTTCCGGAATACAAGCCTGCATAATCAGGTTTCAAGCCAAGCGGTATCCAGCTGCCGTTTGGTTTTTTGCGTTGTCTCGGCTGAATCTATGATTACTGGAACAATCTATCAATTATTGGTAAAATTAATAGAGTTGCCGCTGATTAGAGCAACCTATGGCCTGCCGGCAGCGTTAAAAGAGATGGGCATTCATAGACATGAATCATATTTTTGAGAGAACAGGAGACATAGTAAATGAAGCATTGGGGAAGACTTCTGCTCTGCGGGGCGCTGCTGCTGGGAAGCGTGCCTGCTGCTGCGCCTCAGACCGTATCGGCCGCAGGCGGCGTAAGCATTATACTGGACGGTTATCCGCTGCCTTTTCCGGTGGAGCCGGTGGTAATGAACGGTACGACGATGGTACCCTTCCGGGCCATTTCGGAAGCGCTTGGCATTACGGTGAAGTGGAATCAGAGCGCTAAGAAAATCACTGCTGTGGGCGATGAAGAATCAGGCAGCAAGCAGGTGATTCTGACGCTCGGCAGCAAGACCGCGCTGGTAAACGGATCGGCTGTGAAACTGGCGGTAGCGCCGCAGACGGTGCGCGGAACGACGATGATTCCGCTGAGTTTCTTCAGCCAGCAGTTTGGCGCGGCGGTGTCGTGGACCCAGTCTGCGAAGACGGTAGCGATCACTTCGCCGAAGAAGAAGATGTATACGCTCGGTTTCTATGCGATTTCTTCCTACAGCGAATATGCGCTGCTGCCGGGATTTGATGATGTCGCTTTTGGCTGGAGCCGGATTGACAAGGATGGGCAATTTACCACTGCGGGCGCGGACTTTTATTTGCCGCAGGCTGCCGGGAACGTAACGCCTGAATCCATCGTGCAGAATGCCGCCGCTGACGGGAAGACGCCATACCTCATGGTTTATTCGGGCGATGATAAGCTGGAGCTGACGAAGAACCTGGAGGATAAGAGCCTTCAAGATCAGACAGTAGGGAAGATTGTCGATACCGCCGTTCAGACAGGCTTCAAAGGCATTATGCTGGATCTGGAAGGTCTCGGATTGACCGGCGACAAAGCAAAGGCGCGCACGGATTACAACGCATTCGTCAAAAATGTATCGGGCAAAGCCCGCGCCCAGGGACTTAAAGTAGGCATTGCCCTGCATCCAATTAATAGCTCCTTTGCGGGCTATGACTACAAGACGCTGGCGTCTTTGGCCGATGAGCTTGTCATTATGGCTTACGCATACGAGGATCAGAAGCGTCCCGAGCCGACGGATAAAGTGGATGAAGCGATCCGGCTGGCCCTGAAGCAGACGACGAAGGACAAGCTGGTGCTTGGCATTTCGCTGGCAAGCGAGAATGAAAGCTCCGTTAACACGAAGATTGGCCTTGCGAAGCGCTACGACCTGAAGGGCATCGCTATTTGGCGGCTCGGACTGATCGGCCAGGCGGCATGGAGCGAAATGAACAAGTCGGTGGAATTGGGCGGATAGGTTAGATAAAGTAACAAGGAGCTGTTCCAAGTCCGCTTAAAGGGACTTAGGGATAGCTCCTTGCTTTTGCCGCTTGTTGTATACGATTATGCATATAGCTTAGGGAGGGGAGAGTTCAATCCAAATACTTCTCCAGGCCAGCCGGATCTTTCAGGACCATCCGCTTGTTGCCGATCAGCTTAATCAGCTTCAGATCCTCGAACCGGGCGAATTTCCTGCTGATCGTCTCCCGGGTTACGCCGACATAATTGGCCATTTCTTCCCGGGATAGGGGAAGCTGAATATCCAGGCTCCCCTCCCGGGGCTTGCCGTATTTGACGCCAAGCTCCAGAATCATATGGGCAATCCGAATTTCTGGATCTTTGGTTGCGAGGCTCTGCGCCAAATTTTCCGTATGGGCGAGACGCTGGGTAACGGCTTTCAGCAGCCGGAGCGATATATCCGGATTCGCGGTAATGATCGTCTCCATATCGGCCCGGGTCAGCCTGCAGATGTCGGTGTCCTGCAGCGCGTAAGCGCTGAAGTTGCTGAGCTCTCCGCCGCCAAAAATGCTAAGCTCGCCGAAAAATTCGCCTGCCGTCAGAATGCGCAGAATCTGCTCCTTGCCCTGGGGAGTCATCTTGGACAATTTTACATGTCCCCGGCGAATAATAAAGAGCGTATCCGAAGCTTCCTCCTCCAGAACCAGCGGCTGTCCCTTAGCATATTTACGGTGCTTGATCATGGCGCTGATTCGGGACAAATCTTCATCGGTCAGCGAAGCAAAGATCGGTACCTTTCGGGTGCAGGGCTCAGCGGCGTATTGGCATGAATACTCGGTCATCGGTCATCTCTCCCTGTAATACGATTTGGCGGCCGGTCTCCGCTTCCTATTGAAACCTTCCTACAATTCTTACACTCCGTCGACCGGGGCGAAGTGGTCTTTATCCTCACCGCAGACGGGGCAGACCCAGTCGTCCGGAAGATCTTCAAAAGCAGTTCCCGGAGCGACATCCTCGTCGGGATCGCCAATTGCCGGATCGTAGACGTAGCCGCAGGGCTCGCAGATATATTTTTTCATCATGCTCATCTCCTCAAGGTTCATTTGATGTATGCCGGATTTACCGGTCAGACTTCCCATGCTGCTCTCGCATATCCGGTCAGGCGTCGGATGCCGTTCCGCGCAGCCGTGACTTCACTTCGTTCATGACAGTGACGATGTCCGTACCGTCAGGACTGATGCTTTCAAGCCCGATTTTTCGCTCGATGGCTTCTTTATAAATGAGTGAAGCGGCTGCGCCATCCCAGGACACGGCGCCGATTATTGTGTTTCCTTTCACATAGATTACCGTGTAAACCCCGTTATCTTCGCCGGATAGCGTGAGGTCGCACTGGCCTTCATCAACCGTGCCGATGGAGAACAGCGAGACGCCGAAGGCGTTAAATAATGTGACTGGCACCGCTTTGCTGTAGACTTCGGAGTCTTCAGCCGCCATATTGTTTCCCGCCGTGCGGCCCTGTTCGAGTGCTCCGCCCCATAGCCCCTCCACATGACCGTCCAGCTCCGCTACGTCTCCGGCGGCATATATGCCGGGTACGCTGGTCTCCAAGCGATCGTTAACAACGATGCCGGACCGGACCTGAATGGCTGTATCTTTGACGAGGGCTGTGTTTGGCTGGATTCCGATCGAATAGACGACATGATCGCAGGGAATCCGGGAACCGTCGTCCAGCCTAATTCCCTGAACTAGTTCCGTTCCCTCGATAGCGGTAACACCAGCTTGCAGTCGGACTGCCACGCCGGAACGCTCCAGATGCGACTGGAGGAGTTCCGAGGAATGACGGTCCAGTTGGCGGCCCATCAGACGGGGAGCGGCTTCGACGATGGTTACGGTATAACCGGCTTCATGCAGCGCCCATGCCGTTTCCAGGCCTTGAACGCCTCCGCCGACCACGGCGACGCGGTTGCCGCTTGCGAGGGCGGACTTGAGCGCATCGGCATCCTTCATGTCTCGGATTGTACGAACCCCGCGGAGTTCGGCTCCCGGAACCGGAAGCGCGCGGTTCCGCGCTCCCATGCACAGAAGCAGCTTGTGGTATTCCCATGTTCTGCCGTCTTCGGTCTCGATTTGACGGAGCTCCGGACGAAGAGTCACGGCGCGCGCGGAAGTATATAGAGTGATCCGGTTTGCGAGATACCATTTTTCCTTTTTGATTAGCACCTTTTCACTGTGCAGATCGGTGAACAGGCCTTTGGTCAGCTTGATCCGGTTGTAAGGAAGATGATTCTCTTCGCCGAGAATGATGATTTCTGCTTCATCGTCGCGGTCCCGGATCGCTTTTGCCGCTTGGACGGCAGCTGCTCCGCCGCCGATAATGAGATATGGCTTCGCCATGTGTGCTCCTCCTCTCTATAGTGCGCTCAGCAGCAGGTCCGAGACGAATTCCGCCGCATGTCTAATTTTCTGCTCTTTCTCGGGCTCTTTGGGAGAAAAGCGGACTCTAACCGGGAATTCTACATGCGTCATACCAGTCGTCTTGATTACCTTCGAGGTGCTCTGCACGCTCATGTTCGTCCCGTCCAGATAGTCTTGGATGACCTCGATCGCTTCTCCGCTCCATCCGTATGAGCCGAAGGCGGCTGCCAGCTTGCCTTCAAGGTTCATCGTTTGCATCTGCTGCAAAATCGGCTCCAGATTTCCGATCATATCCGCATACCGGGTTGAGCTTCCGATAAAGACGGCATCGGCAGCCGAGATGCTGTCCAGAATATCCGCCGCATCCGCTTTGTCGGCATCCCAGACCGTAGTCTCGATTCCATTTTCCAAGAGGGAATCCTGAATGATTTTAGCCATTTTCCGGGTATTGTTCTTGATCGTCGTGTAGACGATGGCGGCCTTTTTCCCTTGAGTCGTTTCCCGGCTCAGTTCGGCGTACAGACCGATATATTTCCGCACATCCTGACGGATGACGAATCCGTGGGAAGGGGCGATCATTTCAATCTCAAGGTCTTTGACCGCTTCGATCAGCGTTCTTACATATCTGCGATGCGGATGAATAATGGCGCTGTAATACCCCTTGAAATCTTCGGTAATGTCAAAGCCGGCTTCGTCGGCGAACAGCCGCTTCGCCGCGACATGTGTGCTGAAAATATCGCATGGGAACAATATTTTGTCCTCGGCGCAGTAGGTGATCATTGTTTCGGCTGTATGCAGGTACGGCGTTTCTTTGAACAGCAGCGTCTTGCCGCCGATGTCCAGCGTGTCTCCGTCTTTAACGACAAGGAAGTTCCGGTTGTGAAGCTTGTACATTTCCTGCAGCTCCGGCACGGCGATTTCTGTGCAGACGATGACGGCATTGACGGCTTTTCCCGCCAGCGCGGCCAGTCCGCCGGAGTGGTCGGGTTCGGTATGGTTGATCACAATATAATGAATGTCGAGCGGATCGATTATTTCGGCGAGATGTTCCGCGTATTCGCGTCCGAACTCCATATCGACGGTGTCGATGACAGTCGGCTTGCCCGTTTTTAACAAATAGGAATTGTAAGTTGTACCCTTTGCCAGCACGAGACGGTGGAACGGAACTTCACGGTCGTCTATTTTTCCGACCCAGTACGTGTTATCCGCGATCTTGAGATTTGCAATCATATGATATGACCTCCTGTGGATTGATTGGTTGACCAGCAAATTCATTGTATACGGGCAGCCGTTCAAAAAAGAGGATTAGAATCAAATTTTGAAAAGTTTCAGGATACGCGGTGGCTTTTCATAGTTTTACTATACATGACACGCATCGGAAGATTGTGCGTCTGATCACGAATCGCTCAAAAACATGCGGAAGCTACAAAAATCACATATTCCGGGGGTGTAAACCGCTATAATCACTAGGTTCAAAGTATCGGGCACAGCCCGCAATTACTTCTCGGGAGGACATAAGAGCATGACTTACAAATCACTGGAGCTTACCAAACCGCTAACCTGGGAGCTGGAGGGGCTGGAAATTGGCGTTACCTCGAACTGCAATTTTCGCTGCGACTACTGCTGCGCATACAACCGGAATGACGGGCAGAGCCTTGAGGGGAAAGAGATTATCCGCATTCTTGAAGAGCTTCCTTCTTTAAAAAGAGTCCGCCTGTCCGGCGGCGAGGTCACGCTGAAATTTGACGATTGTCTGGAGGTTGTCGCTTACTGCGCATCGAGAGGCATCCAGACGCAGCTTAATTCCAACGCCAGCCTGCTGAGCGGAACGCGGATCGACAAGCTGGCCCTTGCGGGACTTACGACGATACATATCTCGTTTAATTTTACTTCGGCAGACGAGTTCTCACGGTATTACAACATCCATCCTGATGTGTACAAGAAAATTCGCGAGAATATCGCTCTGTTCGCGAAGACGGAAGTGGATACGGTGCTGGAAACGCTGCTGTTCAGCGAGACCGAGCACCATATGCGGGAAATCAGCGAGCATGTCTATTCCCTTGGCGTCCGCACGCATGAAATTCAGAACAGCATCATTATGGATCACAGCGGCTGGAAAGCGATTGCGGCCCGGGAGGCGCTGAAACAGGCGGTCAACGATTTGATTGCCAATAAAAAGGAAGATACCGTGCTGTACTTCACCTGTATGGATCGTTTTATGGAGGAACTCGGCTTCCGGGAGCAGCCGGGCGTTTATTTTTCCCACTGCATTGAAGGCAAGAAGCAGCTGCACCTGCACGGCAACGGCGATATTTTGATTTCCGAGCTGTGCCATCCGGTCATTATCGGCAATATATACAATGGGACTTCGCTGAAGGATATTTATCATCCGATGCCTGCACAGCTGGAGCAGTTTCTGGAACGCCAGCCTTGTCCCGCACGGGACGCGCTGTTCCCGGAGGGAGTTTAGCGCGCAAGCCGATAGTTGCCGCTTAAGGCGATTCATTCACTGCAAGGCGGACGCCGCTGCAGGTCTCTCATCGGTCAGAGCCGCTAGGAGCATCAGCAGAAGTTTGCGCCAAGAACTGAGCGGGCAAAGTAAAAGGGATGTTACCCACTTAGGCCGAGATAACGGTCCGGGCAGCATCCCTTTTGTAATCTATAAGCTCCCGGGTTCATATCGCTTAGAAAATCAAAGTGTTCTCTCAGCCATTCATATTTTGCGGTAAACGAGCTTGGGAACTCCATCGCAGCAGTGGTAATATAGATTTCGAACCGTTCACTGAGCGACCGGATGACTTCCTGACTGTCTTTCATATATAGCAACAAGACAATAACGGGGCACCCAGGTTTACGGCTCCTTCCTGAACATTTTAGAAACACGTAACAGAAAATAATGAATTTTATGCCGAAAAGGGTCTGCTATGATTGCAATGTAAGGGTATTCAATAACAGAAAGGGGAGGACAGAATTGAAAAAGAAAACAAAATTGGCTTTAAGCACACTGCTTATCGCCGGCCTGCTGGCCGGATGCGGAAATAGCGGAGGGGGCAACAGCTCGGCGGAGGGGGATTCTTCCGGGACAAAGAGCGAGAAGGTAACGCTCACCTTCTGGAGAAACTCAGGTAACGATGCCGAGAACTCGGCGTACGATAAATTGGTGGCTTCCTTCAATGAGAGCCATCCCGACATCAAAGTGGAGATGAGCCCGATCCCGTACGCGGATTACGATACGAAGCTCAGAACGTCCATCGCTTCGGGGAACCCGCCGGATATTCTGGCCATCGACGCGCCGAACATGGCTTCCTACGCGCAGGCTGGCGCTCTGCAACCGCTGACGGAATACTTTAAAAAGGACGGCAATCTGGAAGATATTCCAGAGTCCACCATCAAAACTTATACTTACAAGAACGAGATTTACATGGCGCCGCTGACCGAATCATCGATCGCCTTGTTCTACAACAAGAAGATGTTTGAAGCCAAGGGCATTCCGCTTCCATCCAAAAATCCGGATGAGCCGATTACCTGGGATCAGGTGCTTGACGCTGCCAAGAAGCTGAACGATCCGGCAGGCGGCGTGTACGGTATCGACCCTGCCATGGGCTTCGGCAACGCGGGCGGAACGGCATACTTCAAATACCCGATCATCTGGCAATTCGGGGGAGATATCATGAGCCCGGACGGAACGACCGCCAAAGGCTATCTGGATAAACCGGAAACGAAGAAGGCGCTGCAATTCTTCTCGGATCTGTATAACAAGTCCAAGGTATCCTCGCTGGAATACCCGCCAGACCCGTTCCCTAACAATCAGCTGGCAATGACCATCGACGGCTCGTGGTCGCTGGGCAATTATGCCGAGAAGTTCCCGAACTTCAAGCTGGGCGTCGATTATGACATCGCTCCGCTGCCTAAAGAAACGCAGCAGGCCGTTGCGAACGGAAGCTGGGCGCTGGCCGTCTCCGCGAAGAGCAAGAACCCTGAGGCCGCTTGGCAGTTCGTCAACTACGTAACAGGAGCGGAGGGCTCGAAGACTTACTGCTCGAT is a genomic window of Paenibacillus durus ATCC 35681 containing:
- a CDS encoding Crp/Fnr family transcriptional regulator, which codes for MTEYSCQYAAEPCTRKVPIFASLTDEDLSRISAMIKHRKYAKGQPLVLEEEASDTLFIIRRGHVKLSKMTPQGKEQILRILTAGEFFGELSIFGGGELSNFSAYALQDTDICRLTRADMETIITANPDISLRLLKAVTQRLAHTENLAQSLATKDPEIRIAHMILELGVKYGKPREGSLDIQLPLSREEMANYVGVTRETISRKFARFEDLKLIKLIGNKRMVLKDPAGLEKYLD
- a CDS encoding NAD(P)/FAD-dependent oxidoreductase encodes the protein MAKPYLIIGGGAAAVQAAKAIRDRDDEAEIIILGEENHLPYNRIKLTKGLFTDLHSEKVLIKKEKWYLANRITLYTSARAVTLRPELRQIETEDGRTWEYHKLLLCMGARNRALPVPGAELRGVRTIRDMKDADALKSALASGNRVAVVGGGVQGLETAWALHEAGYTVTIVEAAPRLMGRQLDRHSSELLQSHLERSGVAVRLQAGVTAIEGTELVQGIRLDDGSRIPCDHVVYSIGIQPNTALVKDTAIQVRSGIVVNDRLETSVPGIYAAGDVAELDGHVEGLWGGALEQGRTAGNNMAAEDSEVYSKAVPVTLFNAFGVSLFSIGTVDEGQCDLTLSGEDNGVYTVIYVKGNTIIGAVSWDGAAASLIYKEAIERKIGLESISPDGTDIVTVMNEVKSRLRGTASDA
- a CDS encoding FprA family A-type flavoprotein, which gives rise to MIANLKIADNTYWVGKIDDREVPFHRLVLAKGTTYNSYLLKTGKPTVIDTVDMEFGREYAEHLAEIIDPLDIHYIVINHTEPDHSGGLAALAGKAVNAVIVCTEIAVPELQEMYKLHNRNFLVVKDGDTLDIGGKTLLFKETPYLHTAETMITYCAEDKILFPCDIFSTHVAAKRLFADEAGFDITEDFKGYYSAIIHPHRRYVRTLIEAVKDLEIEMIAPSHGFVIRQDVRKYIGLYAELSRETTQGKKAAIVYTTIKNNTRKMAKIIQDSLLENGIETTVWDADKADAADILDSISAADAVFIGSSTRYADMIGNLEPILQQMQTMNLEGKLAAAFGSYGWSGEAIEVIQDYLDGTNMSVQSTSKVIKTTGMTHVEFPVRVRFSPKEPEKEQKIRHAAEFVSDLLLSAL
- the rd gene encoding rubredoxin, giving the protein MKKYICEPCGYVYDPAIGDPDEDVAPGTAFEDLPDDWVCPVCGEDKDHFAPVDGV
- a CDS encoding stalk domain-containing protein: MKHWGRLLLCGALLLGSVPAAAPQTVSAAGGVSIILDGYPLPFPVEPVVMNGTTMVPFRAISEALGITVKWNQSAKKITAVGDEESGSKQVILTLGSKTALVNGSAVKLAVAPQTVRGTTMIPLSFFSQQFGAAVSWTQSAKTVAITSPKKKMYTLGFYAISSYSEYALLPGFDDVAFGWSRIDKDGQFTTAGADFYLPQAAGNVTPESIVQNAAADGKTPYLMVYSGDDKLELTKNLEDKSLQDQTVGKIVDTAVQTGFKGIMLDLEGLGLTGDKAKARTDYNAFVKNVSGKARAQGLKVGIALHPINSSFAGYDYKTLASLADELVIMAYAYEDQKRPEPTDKVDEAIRLALKQTTKDKLVLGISLASENESSVNTKIGLAKRYDLKGIAIWRLGLIGQAAWSEMNKSVELGG
- a CDS encoding 5' nucleotidase, NT5C type; the protein is MKDSQEVIRSLSERFEIYITTAAMEFPSSFTAKYEWLREHFDFLSDMNPGAYRLQKGCCPDRYLGLSG
- a CDS encoding radical SAM protein, with protein sequence MTYKSLELTKPLTWELEGLEIGVTSNCNFRCDYCCAYNRNDGQSLEGKEIIRILEELPSLKRVRLSGGEVTLKFDDCLEVVAYCASRGIQTQLNSNASLLSGTRIDKLALAGLTTIHISFNFTSADEFSRYYNIHPDVYKKIRENIALFAKTEVDTVLETLLFSETEHHMREISEHVYSLGVRTHEIQNSIIMDHSGWKAIAAREALKQAVNDLIANKKEDTVLYFTCMDRFMEELGFREQPGVYFSHCIEGKKQLHLHGNGDILISELCHPVIIGNIYNGTSLKDIYHPMPAQLEQFLERQPCPARDALFPEGV
- a CDS encoding deoxynucleoside kinase — translated: MNPYHIPENALITVAGTVGVGKSTLTSALAERLGFRTSLEQVEHNPYLEKFYDDFERWSFHLQIYFLGERFKEQKRMFELGGGFVQDRSIYEDTGIFAKMHADQGTMSSTDYATYTSLYEAMVMTPYFPHPNVLIYLEGKLPSILARIKERGREMEVQTDRSYWEKMYSRYSAWIDEFDACPVLRLNIDEYDVNDHSSMESILEQVGEVVRGVEPAMGR
- a CDS encoding ABC transporter substrate-binding protein produces the protein MKKKTKLALSTLLIAGLLAGCGNSGGGNSSAEGDSSGTKSEKVTLTFWRNSGNDAENSAYDKLVASFNESHPDIKVEMSPIPYADYDTKLRTSIASGNPPDILAIDAPNMASYAQAGALQPLTEYFKKDGNLEDIPESTIKTYTYKNEIYMAPLTESSIALFYNKKMFEAKGIPLPSKNPDEPITWDQVLDAAKKLNDPAGGVYGIDPAMGFGNAGGTAYFKYPIIWQFGGDIMSPDGTTAKGYLDKPETKKALQFFSDLYNKSKVSSLEYPPDPFPNNQLAMTIDGSWSLGNYAEKFPNFKLGVDYDIAPLPKETQQAVANGSWALAVSAKSKNPEAAWQFVNYVTGAEGSKTYCSITKDIPARYSVAKQFPELNEYPKNIFVVQNQKYGRPRPITPIFPQMSEAVNKMIEEVTISGRNVDAAVADTITKIDKAYADLPQK